One part of the Methylobacterium terrae genome encodes these proteins:
- the lysA gene encoding diaminopimelate decarboxylase, protein MHHFHYRDGVLHAEDVDLARLAGAVGTPFYCYASATLERHYRVFAEAFAGDDALVCYAMKANSNQAVLATLARLGAGMDIVSEGELRRALAAGVPGERIVFSGVGKTEREMAAALDAGILCFNVESEPELELLSRVATAKGATAPVSIRVNPDVDARTHAKISTGKSENKFGIPIARAREVYARAAALPGLSLVGVDMHIGSQITDLAPYDNAAALLCGLARDLMAAGHRLHHVDFGGGLGIPYRDDNAPPPDPAAFASVLRPHFRPLGLRPVFEIGRMIAGNAGVLVTQVQYVKHGEGRTFVIVDAAMNDLIRPTLYEAYHALRPVAEPKPEAARLTADVVGPVCESGDYLALAREMPEVKPGDLIAVMSAGAYGAVQACTYNTRPLVPEVLVRGSDHAVIRPRQSYEELIGLDRVPEWLSA, encoded by the coding sequence ATGCACCATTTCCATTACCGCGACGGCGTGCTCCACGCCGAGGACGTCGACCTGGCACGGCTCGCGGGCGCGGTCGGCACCCCGTTCTACTGCTACGCCTCCGCCACCCTCGAGCGGCACTACCGGGTCTTCGCCGAGGCCTTCGCCGGCGACGACGCCCTCGTCTGCTACGCCATGAAGGCGAACTCGAACCAGGCGGTCCTCGCCACCCTGGCGCGCCTCGGCGCCGGCATGGACATCGTCTCGGAGGGCGAGCTGCGCCGGGCGCTCGCCGCCGGCGTGCCGGGCGAGCGGATCGTGTTCTCGGGCGTCGGCAAGACCGAGCGCGAGATGGCCGCCGCGCTCGATGCCGGCATCCTGTGCTTCAACGTCGAGAGCGAGCCCGAGCTGGAGCTGCTCTCGCGCGTCGCCACCGCCAAGGGCGCGACGGCGCCGGTCTCGATCCGGGTCAACCCGGACGTCGATGCCCGCACCCACGCCAAGATCTCGACCGGCAAGTCGGAGAACAAGTTCGGCATCCCGATCGCGCGGGCCCGCGAGGTCTACGCCCGCGCCGCCGCCCTGCCGGGCCTGTCGCTCGTCGGCGTCGACATGCATATCGGCAGCCAGATCACCGATCTCGCGCCCTATGACAACGCCGCCGCCCTGCTCTGCGGCCTCGCCCGCGACCTGATGGCGGCGGGCCACAGGCTCCACCACGTCGATTTCGGCGGCGGCCTCGGCATCCCCTACCGCGACGACAACGCGCCCCCGCCCGACCCGGCCGCCTTCGCTTCGGTGCTGCGGCCGCATTTCCGGCCGCTCGGCCTGCGGCCGGTCTTCGAGATCGGCCGGATGATCGCCGGCAATGCCGGCGTGCTGGTCACGCAGGTCCAGTACGTGAAGCACGGCGAGGGCCGCACCTTCGTCATCGTCGATGCGGCGATGAACGACCTGATCCGCCCGACCCTCTACGAGGCCTACCACGCCCTGCGGCCGGTCGCCGAGCCGAAGCCCGAGGCCGCCCGCCTCACCGCCGACGTGGTCGGCCCGGTCTGCGAGAGCGGCGACTACCTGGCGCTCGCCCGCGAGATGCCGGAGGTCAAGCCCGGCGACCTGATCGCCGTGATGTCGGCGGGCGCCTACGGCGCGGTGCAGGCCTGCACCTACAACACCCGGCCGCTGGTGCCCGAGGTGCTGGTGCGGGGCTCGGACCACGCGGTCATCCGCCCGCGGCAGAGCTACGAGGAGCTGATCGGGCTCGACCGGGTGCCGGAATGGCTGAGCGCCTGA
- a CDS encoding TIGR02302 family protein, with protein MTKAEPDTAEPDTARSTPAREGAPQAGDPVRAGLDRLVLRAGRVTLWEQAWPILWRGLAVVLVFLAASWLGLWLDAGPILRMVGVALFGLALVALLLPLVRLRRIARNQALARIDRDAGLSHRPAQALEDTLALGTDDPGARTLWELHRRRAASTVARLKVSGPRPGMARRDPFALRAGAILAAVAGAFVAGPEAGDRLRAAFDWRGPVAAAPAFRVDGWIDPPLYTRTPPLIVTLAEAGQRLRAPVNSTLVVRIAGASDATVTPGAGLKPLPAAAPARPDLREERFTLTGGTAEVAVQTGFSASHRLTIETIPDRPPEIAFSGNPEPNGRGTFTLAYRAKDDYGIASAEGVVEPQTRGRSLVPPPRLTLSLPADAQGTTDTRTLIDLTDNPWAGAKVLLTLVAKDEAGQEGRSAPLAFTLPGRFFTKPLARSLAEERRRLVLDPDGSRARVETSLDALLIAPERFTPQWGVFLGLKEAARRLRAARSDEDLTEVADLLWTMALQLEEGDLSDAEKALRAAQDRLKDALDRGASDQEIAKLTDELRQAMDRFLKEFAQRQQQQNPQNPGQQSQQADRTVTPDDLSKMLDQMQEAMKRGDVAEAQRLLDQLRGILENLQTAQPNSRMSDPTAREMNRQMQDLEAMAREQQGLRDDTFRQGQERRFGNRGQPQQPGQQGQRQPGQRGQQGQRGGEPQQGEGQQPGQRGQQGGQQPGQQGGLGERQQALRQRLEDLQRRMKELGMQGEQGLADAEQAMRDAENALGQGQDGSAVDAQGRALEGMQRGAQGMAQQMQQMGQEGEGQQADGQQGQGNPNQPGRQGARDSDPLGRPTRSRDFSDGRVRVPTAEESGVERARRILEELRRKLGDPSRPAEELDYFERLLRRN; from the coding sequence ATGACGAAGGCCGAGCCGGACACCGCCGAGCCGGACACCGCGCGGAGCACGCCCGCCCGGGAGGGTGCGCCGCAGGCCGGCGATCCGGTGCGCGCCGGCCTCGACCGGCTCGTCCTGCGGGCCGGCCGGGTGACGCTGTGGGAGCAGGCCTGGCCGATCCTGTGGCGCGGCCTCGCGGTCGTGCTGGTCTTCCTCGCCGCCTCCTGGCTCGGGCTGTGGCTCGATGCCGGGCCGATCCTGCGCATGGTCGGCGTCGCGCTGTTCGGGCTCGCCCTCGTGGCGCTCCTGCTGCCGCTCGTGCGCCTGCGCCGGATCGCCCGGAACCAGGCGCTGGCGCGCATCGACCGCGATGCGGGGCTGAGCCACCGCCCCGCCCAGGCCCTCGAGGACACGCTGGCGCTCGGCACCGACGATCCCGGCGCACGCACGCTGTGGGAGCTGCACCGCCGGCGCGCCGCCTCGACCGTGGCACGCCTCAAGGTCTCCGGGCCGCGCCCCGGGATGGCCCGGCGCGATCCCTTCGCCCTGCGCGCCGGCGCGATCCTCGCCGCGGTGGCGGGTGCCTTCGTGGCCGGGCCCGAGGCCGGCGACCGGCTGCGCGCCGCCTTCGACTGGCGCGGGCCGGTGGCGGCGGCGCCCGCCTTCCGGGTCGACGGCTGGATCGACCCGCCGCTCTACACGAGGACGCCGCCCCTCATCGTCACCCTGGCGGAGGCGGGCCAGCGCCTGCGGGCTCCGGTGAACTCGACGCTCGTCGTGCGCATCGCCGGCGCGAGCGACGCCACCGTGACGCCGGGTGCCGGCCTGAAGCCGCTGCCCGCCGCCGCGCCGGCCCGGCCCGACCTGCGCGAGGAGCGCTTCACCCTCACCGGCGGCACCGCCGAGGTCGCGGTGCAGACGGGCTTCTCGGCGAGCCACCGCCTCACCATCGAGACAATCCCGGACCGGCCGCCGGAGATCGCCTTCTCGGGCAACCCGGAGCCCAACGGGCGCGGCACCTTCACCCTCGCCTACCGGGCCAAGGACGATTACGGCATCGCCTCCGCCGAAGGCGTGGTCGAGCCGCAGACCAGGGGCCGCAGCCTGGTGCCGCCGCCGCGCCTGACCCTGAGCCTGCCGGCCGACGCGCAGGGCACCACCGACACCCGCACCCTGATCGACCTCACCGACAATCCCTGGGCCGGCGCCAAGGTGCTGCTGACCCTGGTGGCCAAGGACGAGGCCGGGCAGGAGGGCCGCTCCGCCCCCCTCGCCTTCACGCTGCCGGGGCGGTTCTTCACCAAGCCCCTGGCGCGCTCGCTCGCCGAGGAGCGCCGCCGCCTCGTCCTCGATCCGGACGGGAGCCGCGCCCGGGTCGAGACCTCGCTCGACGCGCTCCTGATCGCGCCCGAGCGCTTCACGCCGCAATGGGGCGTGTTCCTCGGCCTCAAGGAGGCCGCGCGGCGCCTGCGGGCGGCGAGGAGCGACGAGGACCTGACCGAGGTCGCCGACCTCCTCTGGACCATGGCGCTGCAGCTCGAGGAGGGCGACCTCTCGGACGCCGAGAAGGCCCTGCGCGCGGCCCAGGACCGGCTGAAGGACGCCCTCGACCGCGGCGCCTCCGACCAGGAGATCGCCAAGCTCACCGACGAGCTGCGCCAGGCCATGGACCGGTTCCTGAAGGAGTTCGCCCAGCGCCAGCAGCAGCAGAACCCGCAGAATCCCGGGCAGCAGAGCCAGCAGGCCGACCGCACGGTGACGCCGGACGACCTGTCGAAGATGCTCGACCAGATGCAGGAGGCGATGAAGCGCGGCGACGTGGCCGAGGCCCAGCGCCTGCTCGACCAGCTCCGCGGCATCCTCGAGAACCTGCAGACGGCCCAGCCCAACTCGCGCATGTCGGATCCCACCGCCCGCGAGATGAACCGCCAGATGCAGGACCTCGAGGCGATGGCGCGCGAGCAGCAGGGCCTGCGCGACGACACCTTCCGCCAGGGCCAGGAGCGCCGCTTCGGCAATCGCGGCCAGCCGCAGCAGCCCGGCCAGCAGGGGCAGCGCCAGCCGGGTCAGCGCGGGCAGCAGGGCCAGCGCGGGGGCGAGCCGCAGCAGGGCGAGGGCCAGCAGCCCGGTCAGCGCGGGCAGCAGGGCGGTCAGCAGCCGGGACAGCAGGGAGGTTTGGGCGAGCGCCAGCAGGCCCTGCGCCAGCGGCTCGAGGACCTGCAGCGGCGGATGAAGGAACTCGGCATGCAGGGCGAGCAGGGCCTCGCCGATGCCGAGCAGGCGATGCGCGACGCCGAGAACGCGCTCGGCCAGGGCCAGGACGGTTCCGCCGTCGACGCGCAGGGGCGCGCGCTCGAGGGGATGCAGCGCGGGGCGCAAGGCATGGCCCAGCAGATGCAGCAGATGGGCCAGGAGGGCGAGGGCCAGCAGGCCGACGGACAGCAGGGCCAGGGCAACCCGAACCAGCCCGGCCGCCAGGGCGCCCGCGACAGCGACCCCCTTGGCCGCCCGACCCGCAGCCGCGACTTCTCCGACGGCCGGGTGCGCGTGCCGACCGCCGAGGAATCCGGCGTCGAGCGGGCCCGGCGCATCCTCGAGGAGCTGCGGCGCAAGCTCGGCGATCCGAGCCGTCCGGCGGAAGAGCTCGACTATTTCGAGCGCCTGCTGCGGCGGAACTGA
- a CDS encoding twin transmembrane helix small protein, translating into MSSNTLVLIACLAVAVVLLLGLANMLRGGSANVSQRLMRLRVLLQFVAILVIMGVLWWRGV; encoded by the coding sequence ATGTCCAGCAACACCCTCGTCCTCATCGCCTGCCTCGCGGTCGCCGTGGTGCTGCTGCTCGGCCTCGCCAACATGCTCCGCGGCGGCAGCGCCAACGTCTCGCAGCGGCTGATGCGGCTGCGGGTGCTGCTCCAGTTCGTCGCCATCCTGGTCATCATGGGGGTGCTGTGGTGGCGCGGCGTCTGA
- a CDS encoding acyloxyacyl hydrolase, with protein sequence MRVTLPSRAAAIVTTALLAAPAAQAADPSALVPSYRPPVQPLSIVSEFRIGGSAQDPGSNEKNTSNINGEFLFAKPVTVADRLWNALIPRPTVGGSYNVDGRTSYAYLGATWTFDITDRIFVEGFFGTGFHDGYTGPKAGVPKTFNALGCNPLFREAAAVGFRLTEHWSVMATIEHMSNAGLCVTNRGLTNFGGKVAYTF encoded by the coding sequence ATGCGCGTAACCCTTCCGAGCCGCGCCGCGGCGATCGTCACGACGGCCCTCCTGGCCGCACCGGCCGCACAGGCCGCCGATCCCTCGGCACTGGTCCCGTCCTACCGGCCGCCGGTCCAGCCCCTGAGCATCGTGTCGGAGTTCCGCATCGGCGGCTCCGCCCAGGATCCGGGCAGCAACGAGAAGAACACCAGCAACATTAACGGCGAGTTCCTGTTCGCCAAGCCGGTCACGGTGGCCGACCGGCTGTGGAACGCGCTGATCCCGCGCCCGACCGTCGGCGGCAGCTACAATGTCGACGGCCGCACCAGCTACGCCTATCTCGGCGCGACCTGGACCTTCGACATCACCGACCGGATCTTCGTCGAAGGCTTCTTCGGCACCGGCTTCCACGACGGCTATACCGGCCCGAAGGCGGGCGTGCCCAAGACCTTCAACGCGCTCGGCTGCAACCCGCTGTTCCGCGAGGCGGCGGCCGTCGGCTTCCGGCTCACCGAGCACTGGAGCGTGATGGCGACGATCGAGCACATGTCGAATGCCGGCCTCTGCGTCACGAACCGCGGCCTGACCAATTTCGGCGGCAAGGTCGCCTACACCTTCTGA
- a CDS encoding cob(I)yrinic acid a,c-diamide adenosyltransferase, with protein MVVLNRIYTRTGDTGTTALASGARRSKADLRVETYGTVDETNACLGLARLHTTGELDAMLGRIQNDLFDLGADLATPETGEPLSYEPLRIVAAQVERVEREIDALNANLSPLRSFVLPGGSAASASLHLARTVCRRAERLAVALAGTPGEIVSPVAIQYLNRLSDFLFVAARVANDDGAADVLWVPGKNRG; from the coding sequence GTGGTCGTCCTCAACCGCATCTACACCCGCACCGGCGATACCGGCACCACGGCGCTCGCGAGCGGCGCGCGCCGCTCGAAGGCGGACCTGCGGGTCGAGACCTACGGCACCGTCGACGAGACCAATGCCTGCCTCGGCCTCGCGCGGCTGCACACGACCGGCGAGCTCGACGCGATGCTCGGGCGGATCCAGAACGACCTGTTCGACCTCGGCGCCGACCTCGCGACCCCGGAGACCGGCGAGCCCCTCTCCTACGAGCCGCTGCGGATCGTCGCCGCCCAGGTCGAGCGGGTGGAGCGCGAGATCGACGCGCTCAACGCGAACCTCTCCCCCTTGCGCTCCTTCGTGCTGCCGGGCGGCTCGGCCGCCTCCGCCTCCCTCCACCTCGCCCGCACGGTCTGCCGCCGGGCCGAGCGCCTGGCGGTGGCGCTCGCGGGGACGCCCGGCGAGATCGTCTCCCCGGTGGCGATCCAGTACCTCAACCGCCTGTCGGACTTCCTGTTCGTCGCCGCCCGGGTCGCCAACGACGACGGCGCCGCCGACGTGCTCTGGGTTCCGGGCAAGAACCGGGGCTGA
- a CDS encoding electron transfer flavoprotein subunit beta/FixA family protein → MKVLVPVKRVVDYNVKIRVKPDGSGVELANVKMSMNPFDEIAVEEAIRLKEKGKVTEIVAVSIGPQAAQETIRTALAMGADRGILVKTDAAVEPLAVAKLLKALVEKESPDLVILGKQAIDDDSNQTGQMLAALLGWPQGTFAFKLEVAEGNLDVVREIDGGLQTLNLQLPAIVTTDLRLNEPRYASLPNIMKAKKKPLDTVEPEALGVDVSPRLKVLKTVEPGGRKAGVKVASAAELVNKLKVEAGVL, encoded by the coding sequence ATGAAGGTCCTGGTGCCCGTCAAGCGGGTGGTCGACTACAACGTGAAGATCCGGGTCAAGCCGGACGGCTCCGGCGTGGAGCTCGCCAACGTCAAGATGTCGATGAACCCCTTCGACGAGATCGCCGTCGAGGAGGCGATCCGCCTGAAGGAGAAGGGCAAGGTCACCGAGATCGTCGCCGTCTCGATCGGCCCGCAGGCCGCGCAGGAGACGATCCGCACCGCCCTCGCCATGGGCGCCGACCGCGGCATCCTGGTCAAGACCGACGCCGCCGTCGAGCCGCTCGCCGTGGCGAAGCTCCTCAAGGCGCTGGTGGAGAAGGAGAGCCCGGACCTCGTCATCCTCGGCAAGCAGGCGATCGACGACGATTCCAACCAGACCGGCCAGATGCTGGCGGCGCTGCTGGGCTGGCCGCAGGGCACCTTCGCGTTCAAGCTCGAGGTGGCCGAGGGCAACCTCGACGTGGTGCGCGAGATCGACGGCGGCCTGCAGACCCTGAACCTCCAGCTGCCGGCGATCGTCACGACGGACCTGCGCCTCAACGAGCCGCGCTACGCATCGCTCCCCAACATCATGAAGGCGAAGAAGAAGCCCCTCGACACGGTCGAGCCGGAGGCGCTCGGCGTCGACGTGAGCCCGCGCCTGAAGGTGCTCAAGACCGTCGAGCCGGGCGGCCGCAAGGCCGGTGTCAAGGTCGCCAGCGCCGCCGAGCTCGTCAACAAGCTGAAGGTCGAGGCCGGCGTCCTCTGA
- a CDS encoding electron transfer flavoprotein subunit alpha/FixB family protein, whose translation MTTLLLIEHAGGAVKDASTKALTAAKQLGAPVHALVVGADAQGAADAAAKLDGVEKVLLAADAAYDHLLAEPTAALVAGLAASYDTVIAAASTEGKNVLPRVAALLDVAQVSDIIKVVGPDTFERPIYAGNAIQTVQATDAKRVITVRTAAFQATAEGGSAAPVEAAQAGAAPDAKSSFKGEEIAKSDRPELAGARIIVSGGRSLGSADKFKELIEPLADSLGAAVGASRAAVDAGYAPNDWQVGQTGKVVAPDLYVAVGISGAIQHLAGMKDSKVIVAINKDEEAPIFQVADYGLVGDLFQVVPDLQQEIAKSKG comes from the coding sequence ATGACCACCCTCCTGCTGATCGAGCATGCCGGCGGCGCCGTGAAGGACGCCAGCACCAAGGCCCTGACGGCGGCCAAGCAGCTCGGCGCCCCGGTCCACGCCCTCGTGGTCGGCGCCGACGCGCAAGGGGCGGCGGACGCCGCCGCCAAGCTCGACGGGGTCGAGAAGGTGCTGCTGGCGGCCGACGCCGCCTACGACCACCTGCTGGCCGAGCCGACCGCCGCCCTGGTGGCGGGGCTCGCCGCCTCCTACGACACCGTGATCGCCGCCGCCTCGACCGAGGGCAAGAACGTGCTGCCGCGCGTCGCCGCCCTCCTCGACGTCGCCCAGGTCTCGGACATCATCAAGGTGGTCGGTCCCGACACCTTCGAGCGGCCGATCTACGCCGGCAACGCGATCCAGACCGTGCAGGCAACCGACGCCAAGCGGGTGATCACGGTCCGCACCGCCGCCTTCCAGGCCACCGCCGAGGGCGGCTCCGCCGCCCCGGTCGAGGCGGCCCAGGCGGGTGCCGCCCCGGACGCGAAATCGTCGTTCAAGGGCGAGGAGATCGCCAAGTCCGACCGTCCGGAACTGGCGGGTGCCCGCATCATCGTGTCGGGCGGCCGCTCCCTCGGCTCGGCCGACAAGTTCAAGGAGCTGATCGAGCCGCTCGCCGACTCGCTCGGCGCCGCGGTCGGCGCCTCGCGCGCGGCGGTCGATGCCGGCTACGCGCCGAACGACTGGCAGGTCGGCCAGACCGGCAAGGTCGTGGCGCCGGACCTCTACGTCGCGGTCGGCATCTCGGGGGCGATCCAGCACCTCGCCGGCATGAAGGACTCGAAGGTCATCGTCGCCATCAACAAGGACGAGGAGGCGCCGATCTTCCAGGTCGCCGATTACGGCCTCGTCGGCGACCTGTTCCAGGTGGTGCCGGACCTGCAGCAGGAAATCGCCAAGTCCAAGGGCTGA
- a CDS encoding 3-hydroxybutyryl-CoA dehydrogenase — MGIEIKTVGIIGAGQMGSGIAHVCSLAGLDVRMNDRDPDRLRNGLATVNGNLLRQVSKGAITDDQRRDAIEHIIAVDSFDDFGPCDLVIEAATEDEVIKRSIFSALCPSLRPETMVATNTSSISITRLAASTDRPERFIGIHFMNPVPVMQLVELIRGIATEDPTYESAKAFVKRLGKIVTVSEDFPAFIVNRILLPMINEAIYTLYEGVGSVDSIDTAMRLGANHPMGPLQLADFIGLDTCLSIMQVLYEGLADSKYRPCPLLVKYVEAGWLGRKTKRGFYDYRGAEPVPTR, encoded by the coding sequence ATGGGCATCGAGATCAAGACGGTCGGCATCATCGGGGCCGGTCAGATGGGCAGCGGCATCGCCCATGTCTGCTCCCTGGCCGGGCTCGACGTGCGGATGAACGACCGCGATCCCGACCGCCTCAGGAACGGTCTGGCGACCGTCAACGGCAACCTGCTGCGCCAGGTCTCGAAGGGCGCGATCACCGACGACCAGCGCCGCGACGCGATCGAGCACATCATCGCGGTCGATTCGTTCGACGATTTCGGCCCCTGCGACCTGGTGATCGAGGCGGCGACCGAGGACGAGGTGATCAAGCGCAGCATCTTCAGCGCGCTGTGCCCGTCGCTGCGGCCCGAGACGATGGTGGCGACCAACACCTCGTCGATCTCGATCACGCGGCTCGCCGCCTCGACCGATCGGCCCGAGCGCTTCATCGGCATCCACTTCATGAACCCGGTGCCGGTGATGCAGCTCGTCGAGCTGATCCGCGGCATCGCCACCGAGGACCCGACCTACGAATCGGCCAAGGCCTTCGTGAAGCGCCTCGGCAAGATCGTGACGGTGTCGGAGGATTTCCCGGCCTTCATCGTCAACCGCATCCTGCTGCCGATGATCAACGAGGCGATCTACACCCTCTACGAGGGCGTCGGCTCGGTCGATTCGATCGACACCGCGATGCGGCTCGGGGCCAACCATCCGATGGGCCCGCTCCAGCTCGCCGACTTCATCGGCCTCGATACCTGCCTGTCGATCATGCAGGTGCTCTACGAGGGCCTGGCGGATTCGAAGTACCGCCCCTGCCCGCTCCTGGTGAAGTACGTCGAGGCCGGCTGGCTCGGCCGCAAGACCAAGCGCGGCTTCTACGATTACCGCGGCGCGGAGCCGGTGCCGACCCGCTGA
- a CDS encoding NAD(P)H-quinone oxidoreductase yields the protein MPSIPATMRQVRFNGAGGPEVIGIETVPVPRPGPNQVLVEVVAAGVNRPDCQQRAGKYPPPPGATEVPGLEIAGRVVGSGEGVTELREGHEVCALTISGGYAEYCLADVSLCLPKPGPLSLVEAAGLPENYWTVWTNVFERGRLQRGERFLVHGGSSGIGSTAIQLAKRFGATVYATAGSAEKCDFCESLGADHAINYREADFAAEVKRLTDGQGVDVILDMVGAAYLERNVKSLALEGRLVVIAFLQGFMAENLNLTPIMIRRLTVTGSTLRPRTVAQKAAIADGLRREVWPLLESGTVKPVIHATFPLEDARAAHELMESSAHLGKIMLRTGK from the coding sequence ATGCCGTCGATCCCCGCCACCATGCGCCAGGTCCGCTTCAACGGGGCCGGCGGGCCGGAGGTGATCGGGATCGAGACCGTGCCGGTGCCGCGCCCGGGCCCGAACCAGGTGCTGGTCGAGGTCGTGGCGGCCGGCGTGAACCGGCCCGATTGCCAGCAGCGGGCCGGCAAGTACCCGCCGCCGCCCGGCGCCACCGAGGTGCCGGGCCTGGAGATCGCCGGCCGCGTCGTCGGCTCGGGCGAAGGCGTCACGGAGCTGCGGGAAGGCCATGAGGTCTGCGCGCTCACGATCAGCGGCGGCTACGCCGAGTACTGCCTCGCCGACGTGTCGCTCTGCCTGCCGAAGCCCGGTCCGCTCTCGCTCGTCGAGGCGGCGGGCCTGCCGGAGAACTACTGGACGGTCTGGACCAACGTGTTCGAGCGCGGGCGCCTGCAACGGGGCGAGCGCTTCCTGGTCCATGGCGGGTCGAGCGGCATCGGCTCGACGGCGATCCAGCTCGCCAAGCGGTTCGGCGCCACGGTCTACGCCACCGCCGGCTCGGCCGAGAAATGCGACTTCTGCGAGTCGCTGGGCGCCGACCATGCCATCAACTACCGCGAGGCCGACTTCGCCGCCGAGGTGAAGCGCCTGACCGACGGCCAGGGGGTCGACGTGATCCTCGACATGGTGGGCGCGGCCTATCTCGAGCGCAACGTGAAGTCGCTGGCGCTCGAAGGCCGGCTCGTCGTCATCGCCTTCCTGCAAGGCTTCATGGCGGAGAACCTCAACCTGACCCCGATCATGATCCGGCGCCTCACCGTGACCGGCTCCACCCTGCGTCCCCGCACGGTCGCCCAGAAGGCCGCCATCGCCGACGGCCTGCGCCGGGAGGTCTGGCCGCTGCTCGAATCCGGCACCGTCAAGCCGGTGATCCACGCCACCTTCCCGCTGGAGGACGCGCGGGCGGCGCACGAGCTGATGGAGTCGAGCGCCCATCTCGGCAAGATCATGCTGCGGACCGGCAAGTAG
- the upp gene encoding uracil phosphoribosyltransferase, with the protein METAMQGAGARGETGVAPVTVVDHPLVQHKLTLMRDKARSTKGFRQLLNEIGTLLAYEVTRDLPLEPVEIETPMVTMQGAQIAGKKLVLAPILRAGVGFLDGMLSLLPSARVAHVGLYRDPDSLEAVEYYFKAPSDLADRTVLVLDPMLATANSAVAAVDRLKERGARDLRFVCLLAAPEGLAKFQGAHPDVPVWTAAIDSHLNEHGYILPGLGDAGDRMYGTR; encoded by the coding sequence ATGGAGACGGCGATGCAGGGTGCGGGTGCGCGCGGGGAGACGGGGGTGGCGCCGGTCACGGTGGTCGACCACCCGCTGGTGCAGCACAAGCTGACCCTGATGCGGGACAAGGCGCGCTCGACCAAGGGCTTCCGCCAGCTCCTCAACGAGATCGGGACGCTGCTCGCCTACGAGGTCACCCGCGACCTGCCGCTGGAGCCGGTCGAGATCGAGACCCCGATGGTCACGATGCAGGGCGCCCAGATCGCCGGCAAGAAGCTCGTCCTGGCGCCGATCCTGCGCGCCGGCGTCGGCTTCCTCGACGGCATGCTGTCGCTGCTGCCCTCGGCCCGCGTCGCCCATGTCGGCCTCTACCGAGATCCCGATTCGCTGGAGGCGGTCGAGTACTACTTCAAGGCCCCGTCCGACCTCGCCGACCGCACCGTGCTGGTCCTCGACCCGATGCTGGCGACGGCGAACTCGGCCGTCGCCGCGGTCGACCGGCTGAAGGAGCGCGGCGCCCGCGACCTGCGCTTCGTCTGCCTGCTCGCCGCGCCGGAGGGCCTCGCCAAGTTCCAGGGCGCGCATCCCGACGTCCCGGTCTGGACCGCGGCGATCGACAGCCACCTCAACGAGCACGGCTATATCCTGCCGGGGCTGGGCGATGCGGGCGACCGGATGTACGGCACGCGGTAG